The genomic window aggatcacaagtccagtgctctaccaactgagctacccggccctactcacacacacacacacacacgcacacacacacacacacacacacacacgcacacgcaccacacacacacgccgcatATGAAGAAATAAAAATCAACGAACAATTCCGTCTGTTCAGTCATTATCGTtatgtatatagagaatactacatgccttgtttctttgctttgacgtaatagattgcaggaggctttagaagagatggaggttccaaaacaagcgtcttctatttagctgcctcgactgttcgctcgcagttcaatatttaaacaaacaactcgtgtaaatctggtacgacacagcaagccatgtagtattctgtttatcctacatactgtacttacttgtattttactgaaagtgTCCTGCAGTCGAGACAGCTAAactgaagacgcttgttttggaacctccatctcttctaaagcctcgtgcaatctattacgtcaaagtaaagaaacgtcactctgaaagtgtggcgtgacgtgttagttctaaaaatccaTCGActgagggtaattagcgagcgcaattttttttctataatgacgtttgtctcggtgactttggcatcatacgcAGTGGAAACtgaaacaggtccctgccagacttgcttgacatgacctcatttacatgatatacacacgtgtgatttgaacgattattatctcacgagtgtctctctcacgtatgtaggataaattttGTTGCACATGTGAATGTGGTGCAGGGGGAGCAACTACACCAGTGATAAAAGACGGATCAGTCGCAGTGAACTCCCTTTACACATTACACTGTAACGCAACACAGCTGATCAACTGATCACAACTACAGGTCTGGAATATCTTTTTGaagcaatatttttttttcttctgtcggCCATTAGAATTTAaataaaagttttaaaaaatacaaaaaatacaGCCTTTAGCTGAGTGGAGCTCTTTTTGTGTTGATAGTCTCATTATGATTGAactgttcaatcaatcaatcaatgaggcttatatcgcgcatattccgtgggtacagttctaggcgctgtgcagtgatgccgtgtgagatgaaattttatacggccagtagattgcagccatgtcggcgcatatttacctttcacggccttattccaagtcacacgggtatggtagacaattattaattgtgcctaagcaattttgccaggaaagacccttttgtcaatcgtgggatctttaacgtgcacacccaatgtagtatacacggggggtggttcggacaccgaagagagtctgcacacaaagttgactgtgaaataaatttccgccgaacctgggatcgaactcgcgctgacagcggccaactgaatacaaatccagcgcgctaccaactgagctatatccccgcccctgttTGTCCATTGTATCAAAGACCACTAGTGTCAATAGTGAATGTTTCATTTTGCAtataattaaatgttccaataaTCACTCTTTCTGACTTTTGATTCATGTTTTCTAGCATAGTTCAAAGAGTAaatttgtgtctgtttttaaATTTGCTTTGGCCTGTATGTCTTCAGTGTTGTCATTTGTGCACAACTGCAGTTGAAGACATTCTTCAGAAACAGTTTTCATATTACTTCAAAGATATTTCTTCAAATTTACATGTGTGGTTTAAGGTTGTGTAAGACATGTATGTGTGGTTTAAGGTTGTGTAAGACATGTGTGGGTTAAGGTTGTGTAAGACGTGTGGGTTAAGGTTGTGTAAGACATGTGTGGTTTAAGGTTGTGTAAGACGTGTGGGTTAAGGTTGTGTAAGACATGTGTGGTTTAAGGTTGTGTAAGACGTGTGGGTTAAGGTTGTGTAAGACATGTGTGGTTTAAGGTTGTGTAAGACATGTGTGGGTTAAGGTTGTGTAAGACTCTCAAGCTGCATGGCTCTAAATCAGGAAATAACACAATTTCTTTcttcatacacgcacacacatcatatgacatgcatacacacacatcatatgacatgcatacacacacattcacacacaaagacacagacacacacacagacaacacacactgaaatcacattcacacaaaaataatgaatatttaaaaatgtctttttaTTTAATCACATTTAACAAACAAGTTCATGATTTTCAACATCTTTGCACTGTCGTATattcatataaaaaaaatatcacagaCATTCGCTGTTTTGATTTAACAtgacttcatttttttttagatgcTGCCCTtctttttgtaagtaagagcaaAAAATAGATTAACAATAAATGAAGAAACAATCAACCACACATCCACTGATCCAAGAGAAATGTAGTAtttattaaaagaaaataaaccCCCAGATTGTATGCACAAGTTATTTaactaaccaaccaatcaacaaatTAACCAAGCAACCAGCCAACCAATACACCAAACTCACTTTACCAACCAATCAAACTAtcaaccaaccagccagccaaacAAAATTGTGTAAACAATAATGTAACTTGAGCTGAACCTGAGATTTGATATGCAACTGCATAAAATTATCACAATGTCATACAATCGATTATTCGCTTGTGCCTTCCTGGCGAGCGGCCGAATATTCCGTCAAGATAAGACTTTGTCACTAATTgtttgttcacttaaaagaccgttgagtcgatatatttgtgacagtaacgtattgttttgtcaataacaaacgttccaacaacttaacctttcttgtttttttattttgttttttatcaCAATGTCATTTGCATCATAGGTAACCCTGAGAAACAAGAACCAAATACAGGTAAATTAATGCACTGAGTTTTCACACGTTGTTAACAAACTTTCATAAACCCACAGTAAGGAAAATAATCAGATAAACATGCTTGAGAGGAATCTTAAAAGAGCTGTATTTCCTTCAGAGATAAATCTTCATCAATTGATTTagagttatatatatatatatagcaaagTAGCTTGATTATAGTGCAAGAAAtaataaagaaataaaattactaaaaaaaaaaagagggtgGGGTGTATGGGAACACCTCAAGTAAAAAGAATCCATACACATTTCAAAAACTAGATGCACACAGTAAAAATGACTGAAAACACATttataaaacaacaaaaaacacattgAAACCTGAAACAGATAAACCGTTAacattccaaaatcaagaatcaacCAATCAGTTTATGGAACGCTTTATCACAGACCAAACAAAACACTCccatcttgttttctgattcacCCACcttcaatcaaacaaacaaacaaacaaacaaacaaacaaacaaacaatcaaacaaacaaacaatcaaacaaacaatcaaacaaacaaacaaacaatcaaacaaacaaacaaacaatcaaacaaacaaacaaacaatcaatcaaacaaacaaacaatcaaacaaacaaacaaacaaacaaacaaacaaacaaacaatcaaacaaacaaacaatcaaacaaacaaacaaacaaacaatcaaacaaacaaacaatcaaacaaacaaacaaacaaacaaacaatcaaacaaacaaacaaacaatcaaacaaacaaacaaacaaacaaacaaacaatcaaacaaacaaacaaacaatcaaacaaacaaacaaacaaacaaacaaacaaacaatcaaacaaacaaacaatcaatcaaacaaacaaacaaacaatcaaacaaacaaacaaacaatcaaacaatcaaacaatcaaacaaacaaacaaacaaacaaacaaacaaacaaacacgcaaactCTCAATCAAAGTGAATGGCAGTGGGACACACATAGAACCCGTCCTCCTGCCTGTCGCTTCCCATAGAGCACAGGTAAACAGCGTCAATCTTCTGCCGGCCGAAGTGCATGTCCTTGAACCCCGAGTACAGCCAGGGGTCAATGTTCTTCACTCCCATCTGCCTGGACACTGGTCGCGTGACCTTCATGATGGTCATGTGCGGGACAAAGTCGTGATTGTCGCGGATCTCCACCCCAGCCTCCTTCACCAGAAGCTTCACAAGGTCCACAAAGTCCAAGAGACTCTGATCACTCTGAAGCTGAGCATAGATGACTCTGTGGTAAAAGTGGGACACACCTTCCATCCTGAGAGGCTGTTTTGGCAGGGCTGACTGAAGCTCTGGCTGGATGCGTTTGAGGACTTCTTTAGCATAGGCGACTTGTTCGGGTGTATCAAGGCCAAGTGTGCACAGCGTGATATGAAGAGCCTTCGGGTTCATGCAGCAGGATCCGTACCGAGGTTCATTGTCCAGGATGTAGTCTTGGATCTGCTCCACGCCTTGCCGGATCTCCGGATCTATGATCCGCAGAGCGAGGAAGTAGTTGGGTCTCATTTTGTCCTGCCAGAACGGGTCGTACGCGGAGTCTTCGAGCTCGTCGACACCATCATCAGCCTCCTGGTTCTGTCCCTTCGACGCTGTGTTGACAGAGCTGCCGATAGTGACTGTGATTCCGTCATCATCATCGCTGTCTTCATCATCGTCTGAGTTTGATTCACTATCGTCGTGTCCATGCGCTGCGCTGCCTGCTGAAGCTGTAGCCCCAGCTACTCCACTGGCTCCTCCTTCAGCCTGGGATGGTTCCTGATAGTTGTTGATGATGTCGTACACCGTCAAGCCGCTGCCGGTCGATCCAAAAACGTTATCCATACGAGTGGGTTTGTCCCAGATCATCTGCTTGCGGTACTTGAAGTACTGGATGCGATGCTTGGGGATGGCCAGAACGTCGTAGTCGACTGTGGCGATGTCCTCCCAGGAGAAGGCGGAGAAGTATTTCTCCTGGATGCCCGTGAAGCGGTCCATGTAGCCGACCAGGAAGTCGTCCGTGTCCAACTTGTCGTCCCACATGATGCGCTTGATGACGTCGTCGGCCGTCTTCATGGAAGGCTTCTTGGCGTCGTCCTCCTCCtcacccttcttcttcttcctcttctgcttCTTGGGCTTCTTGTTGCCCTCACACAGGTACACCTACACAATACAAACAATTTGTTTACCCTGATTGTGCAGAAAAAGGCATCCACTGAAATCATGGACACCCAAACATACACATGTTTAAAACGAATCAAGAAAATAATACACAAGAACAATCAGCCGCACCACTCTGTCTTTTCCTCTCTCACTGTCagttgcatgtacacacacaatcagcagtcttttcctctctcactgtcagttacatgtacacacacaatcagctgtcttttcctctctcactgtcagttacatgtacacacacaatcagcagCACCACTCTGTCTTTTCCTCTCTCACTGTCagttacatgtacacacacaatcagcagtcttttcctctctcactgtcagttacatgtacacacacaatcagcagtcttttcctctctcactgtcagttacatgtacacacacaatcagcagtcttttcctctctcactgtcagttacatgtacacacacaatcagctgtcttttcctctctcactgtcagttacatgtacacacacaatcagctgtgttttcctctctcactgtcagttacatgtacacacacaatcagctgtgttttcctctctcactgtcagttacatgtacacacacaatcagctgtcttttcctctctcactgtcagttacatgtacacacacaatcagctgtcttttcctctctcactgtcagttacatgtacacacacaatcagctgtcttttcctctctcactgtcagttacatgtacacacacattcagctgtcttttcctctctcactgtcagttacatgtacacacacaatcagctgtgttttcctctctcactgtcagttacacgtacacacacaatcagcagtcttttcctctctcactgtcagttacatgtacacacacaatcagctgtcttttcctctctcactgtcagttacatgtacacacacaatcagctgtcttttcctctctcactgtcagttacatgtacacacacaatcagcagtcttttcctctctcactgtcagttacatgtacacaaacaatcagctgtgttttcctctctcactgtcagttacatgtacacacacaatcagcagtcttttcctctctcactgtcagttacatgtacacacacaatcagcagtcttttcctctctcactgtcagttacatgtacacacacaatcagcagtcttttcctctctcactgtcagttacatgtacacacacaatcagctgtcttttcctctctcactgtcagttacatgtacacacacaatcagcagtcttttcctctctcactgtcagttacatgtacacacacaatcagcagtcttttcctctctcactgtcagttacatgtacacacacaatcagctgtcttttcctctctcactgtcagttacatgtacacacacaatcagctgtcttttcctctctcactgtcagttacatgtacacacacaatcagctgtcttttcctctctcactgtcagttacatgtacacacacaatcagcagtcttttcctctctcactgtcagttacatgtacacacacaatcagctgtcttttcctctctcactgtcagttacatgtacacacacaatcagctgtcttttcctctctcactgtcagttacatgtacacacacaatcagctgtcttttcctctctcactgtcagttacatgtacacacacaatcagctgtcttttcctctctcactgtcagttacatgtacacacacaatcagctgtcttttcctctctcactgtcagttacatgtacacacacaatcagctgtcttttcctctctcactgtcagttacatgtacacacacaatcagctgtcttttcctctctcactgtcagttgcatgtacacacacaatcacgcacacgtacgtacacacacacacgtacgtacacacacacacacttgcatgctTCTACACCTATACGCTTACATAGCTGCCTCATGTACACTCCGTATCATTGTATCCAAACATAATTATACTACAATAACAAGGGGTTGGGGCAAAAAATTGCAGTCGAAATTAAATTAAAACTAGCACATCACATACAGGGCGCTTCCTTTCTAagaccccccaatgtaagaaCATCAGCCCCCCATTGAGAGGGAGCCTCAAAGTACCAAGGATTAGCATATCAAATGTAAGAACATCAGCCCCCATTGAGAGGGAGCCTCAAAGTACCAAGGATTAGCATATCAAATGTAAGAACATCAGCCCCCCATTGAGAGGGAGCCTCAAAGTACCAAGGATTAGCATATCAAATGTAAGAACATCAGCCCCCCATTGAGAGGGAGCCTCAAAGTACCAAGGATTAGCATATCAAATGTAAGAACATCAGCCCCCCATTGAGAGGGAGCCTCAAAGTACCAAGGATTAGCATATCAAATGTAAGAACATCAGCCCCCCATTGAGAGGGAGCCTCAAAGTACCAAGGATTAGCATATCAAATGTAAGAACATCAGCCCCCCATTGAGAGGGAGCCTCAAAGTACCAAGGATTAGCATATCAAATGTGAGCATAATGGTCATAAAATGGCGGAAGTCATAAATTTAGAAGGAAGGGGATGGTGTCCTCAAAAGTGGTTTCCACTGTATCAATAATCATTCAATAACTTCAATGTCAtacaaaaatcaattttgtttaatttttagaCTGCCAACGTTAAAAAATTTGGAATCAaataacaagaaaggtaagctATTCGAACGTTTAATTTGTGAACATAACGTTTAATTTGTGAACATAACGTTTAATTTgtgaacattataagatgtttgatgggttgttgacagaccagcttttttgtcggtccgagggggagcatatcgtcttttgtttcatatttat from Littorina saxatilis isolate snail1 linkage group LG4, US_GU_Lsax_2.0, whole genome shotgun sequence includes these protein-coding regions:
- the LOC138965500 gene encoding leukocyte receptor cluster member 9-like isoform X2, giving the protein MDVTLKFQLTDSYPSTVPEISVRSESLTQGKHDDLIIVLKDEAGQLTGQPMLHKLVTAAEGWLRTHGIRPGKSVNANAEVYLCEGNKKPKKQKRKKKKGEEEDDAKKPSMKTADDVIKRIMWDDKLDTDDFLVGYMDRFTGIQEKYFSAFSWEDIATVDYDVLAIPKHRIQYFKYRKQMIWDKPTRMDNVFGSTGSGLTVYDIINNYQEPSQAEGGASGVAGATASAGSAAHGHDDSESNSDDDEDSDDDDGITVTIGSSVNTASKGQNQEADDGVDELEDSAYDPFWQDKMRPNYFLALRIIDPEIRQGVEQIQDYILDNEPRYGSCCMNPKALHITLCTLGLDTPEQVAYAKEVLKRIQPELQSALPKQPLRMEGVSHFYHRVIYAQLQSDQSLLDFVDLVKLLVKEAGVEIRDNHDFVPHMTIMKVTRPVSRQMGVKNIDPWLYSGFKDMHFGRQKIDAVYLCSMGSDRQEDGFYVCPTAIHFD
- the LOC138965500 gene encoding leukocyte receptor cluster member 9-like isoform X1 produces the protein MASCAVETPQATEVSDIKSAFPGRCRVIKDMGLFTHIVTLQPKDMDVTLKFQLTDSYPSTVPEISVRSESLTQGKHDDLIIVLKDEAGQLTGQPMLHKLVTAAEGWLRTHGIRPGKSVNANAEVYLCEGNKKPKKQKRKKKKGEEEDDAKKPSMKTADDVIKRIMWDDKLDTDDFLVGYMDRFTGIQEKYFSAFSWEDIATVDYDVLAIPKHRIQYFKYRKQMIWDKPTRMDNVFGSTGSGLTVYDIINNYQEPSQAEGGASGVAGATASAGSAAHGHDDSESNSDDDEDSDDDDGITVTIGSSVNTASKGQNQEADDGVDELEDSAYDPFWQDKMRPNYFLALRIIDPEIRQGVEQIQDYILDNEPRYGSCCMNPKALHITLCTLGLDTPEQVAYAKEVLKRIQPELQSALPKQPLRMEGVSHFYHRVIYAQLQSDQSLLDFVDLVKLLVKEAGVEIRDNHDFVPHMTIMKVTRPVSRQMGVKNIDPWLYSGFKDMHFGRQKIDAVYLCSMGSDRQEDGFYVCPTAIHFD